The sequence CTGCTGGTGGGCCGCATCGTCTTCCCGGATCAGCACCTCACCGGGCGCAAGCTCTTCGCGGCGGCGCTGGGCCTCACGGGCGTGGTGGCCCTCCAGCACCAGGAGCTGGTGTCGCTCAGCTTCTCCGGGCAGGTGGTGGTGGGCTGCATGATGACGCTGTTCGCGGCGTCGGTGGTCGCGGTGGCCAACGTGCTGGTGCGCCGCCACATGACGCACGTGCCGCCGCACCTGCTCACGCTGGTGCAGACGATGAGCAGCGCGGTGCTGCTGCTCTCCGCGTCCGCGCTGCTGGAGTGGAACCAGCCATCGCACTGGACGCCCCGGGCGGTGGGCGCGCTCCTGTACCTGGCGCTGGGCGGCACGGTGCTCACCTACCAGTGCCTGTACTGGCTCCTGCCGCGCATCTCGCTGGCGGCGCTGGGCGCCATGGCGCTGCTGGACACGCTGGTGGCGGTGACGCTGGGCGTGGCGCTGCTGGGTGAGCCGCTCACGCCGTCGCTGATCGCGGGCGGCGCGCTCATCCTCTCCGCGGCGGCGCTCGCCAACCGCGACGAGGCCCCGGAGGCGAAGGCGCCTCCGGAAGCCCCCCCCGCGGCATGAGGCCGTGACTCAGAACGGCAGGGGCAGCGCGTACGCCGTGCCGTTCTGCGTGCCGGTGCGGTAGCTCCTCGGCGCGCCGATGACGGCCGTGGGCGGCGAGCCTCCGGAGCCGGGGACGACGGAGATGGACTGGCCCAGGAACGAGCGCTCGGCGCCGTCGCCCACCACCAGCAGGAAGGGTGACAGCGGGCCCGTGGACTTCGCGCCGCCAGCGAAGAGGAACGCCGCGCCGTCGCCGTCCGAGGCCACCGACGCGTTGGGCGCGCCCACCCAGAGGTCCGGGATGCTGTCGCCGTTCAGGTCCCTGCCGCCCGACAGCGACGTGCCGAAGCTCACCGCGCGGGCGCGGTAGGTGAGGTTCAGCGGGGTCAGGTCCGCCACGTCCAGCAGCGTCTCACCGGCGGCGGGAGGGGTGAGCTTGGAGGTCTGGATGAGCAGCACCGCCTGCTGGCTGACGCCGTCCACCAGGTAGTTGTTGGCGCTCACCGCGAGGAAGTCCCGCGTGTCCCCCAGGAAGCGGCCCGCGCGCGTGGTGGCCACGCCCAGGTTCATCAACGCGCGCGACACCTCCGCGTCCCCGGCGATGCGCACGGTGGTCCCGACCTTGCGGCCCCCGCACTTCGCGCCACCCGCGTCGTGGCCGTAGACAATCACGATGCCCGAGTGCGTGTTGTCCGAGTAGCGCCACGCCACCTCGTCGCAGCCGTCCGCGTTGAGGTCGCCGACGGTGGCGATGGCGGAGGTCTGCGGCAGCGCGGTGGTGTTCCACTGCGCGGGCGGCCAGACGACGGGCGTGGACGGCCAGGAGTACGCGGG comes from Corallococcus macrosporus and encodes:
- a CDS encoding DMT family transporter; amino-acid sequence: MSSVTVVTPVAKPAPRWKVSLAYATCFVLWGSTWAAVKVGLEDLPPLRFVGTRMLVAGLALLPFARSRGTALGGGTGWRIAGLGVLQLAVPFGLLFVAQQWIPSSWSALLFSTFPVWLLLVGRIVFPDQHLTGRKLFAAALGLTGVVALQHQELVSLSFSGQVVVGCMMTLFAASVVAVANVLVRRHMTHVPPHLLTLVQTMSSAVLLLSASALLEWNQPSHWTPRAVGALLYLALGGTVLTYQCLYWLLPRISLAALGAMALLDTLVAVTLGVALLGEPLTPSLIAGGALILSAAALANRDEAPEAKAPPEAPPAA